A genomic region of Ignavibacteria bacterium contains the following coding sequences:
- a CDS encoding 6-carboxytetrahydropterin synthase, giving the protein MKVSKEFHWEMAHRLPFHSGRCRNLHGHSYKALVQFEGELNQNGMLIDFYDIFSIVNPIIDEMDHSIICDINDKELIEIAQKINERIVIIDKPTTAENISIYIAENILKSKLPENLVSVTVMVYETSDAFAEYSVRIK; this is encoded by the coding sequence ATGAAAGTATCTAAAGAATTTCATTGGGAAATGGCTCATCGTTTGCCTTTTCATTCAGGAAGATGTAGAAATCTACATGGACATTCTTACAAAGCTTTAGTCCAGTTCGAAGGCGAGTTGAATCAAAATGGAATGTTAATTGATTTCTACGATATTTTTAGTATTGTAAATCCAATTATAGATGAGATGGACCATTCGATAATTTGTGATATAAATGATAAGGAGTTAATTGAAATTGCTCAAAAAATTAATGAACGAATTGTGATTATTGATAAACCAACAACCGCTGAAAATATTTCAATTTATATTGCAGAAAATATTTTGAAATCTAAATTACCTGAAAATTTAGTGTCAGTTACTGTCATGGTTTATGAAACTTCTGATGCTTTTGCTGAATATTCAGTAAGAATTAAATAA
- the queC gene encoding 7-cyano-7-deazaguanine synthase QueC → MSDKGVNSNKKLAVVLASGGMDSCVTTAIAAQDYELAMLHLNYGQRTEKRELKAFNDLADYFKAKYRLVLDTDFFRKIGGSSLTDQNIEVSQANLNSTEIPSSYVPFRNANILAMAVAWAEVIGAEKIFIGAVEEDSSGYPDCRKIFYEKFNELIKVGTKPTTNITIETPIISMKKYEIVKKGIELNAPFHLTWSCYKDEDLACGVCDSCALRLRGFQLAGVEDPIPYRVKPKYI, encoded by the coding sequence ATGTCTGACAAAGGAGTAAATTCAAACAAAAAACTTGCTGTGGTTCTTGCAAGTGGTGGAATGGATAGTTGCGTAACTACTGCAATAGCAGCTCAGGATTATGAGCTCGCAATGCTTCATTTAAATTATGGCCAAAGAACCGAGAAAAGAGAACTTAAAGCTTTCAATGATCTGGCTGATTATTTTAAAGCAAAATATAGACTCGTACTTGATACAGATTTCTTCAGAAAAATCGGTGGCTCATCACTAACTGATCAGAACATTGAAGTAAGTCAGGCAAACTTAAATTCAACCGAAATTCCATCTTCCTATGTGCCTTTCCGAAATGCAAACATTTTGGCTATGGCAGTTGCCTGGGCAGAAGTCATTGGAGCCGAAAAAATTTTTATCGGTGCAGTTGAGGAAGATTCGTCTGGATATCCTGATTGCAGAAAAATTTTTTATGAAAAATTTAATGAATTAATTAAAGTTGGAACCAAACCTACAACAAACATAACAATTGAAACCCCGATCATCTCAATGAAAAAATATGAAATCGTGAAAAAGGGGATTGAACTTAATGCACCATTTCATCTGACATGGAGTTGTTATAAAGATGAAGATTTAGCCTGCGGAGTTTGTGACAGCTGTGCATTGAGATTGCGAGGGTTTCAATTGGCTGGTGTTGAAGATCCAATTCCTTATAGAGTAAAACCAAAATATATTTGA
- the queF gene encoding NADPH-dependent 7-cyano-7-deazaguanine reductase QueF codes for MNEKYKILETFDNQYPDRDYLITHVQPEFTSVCPKTGNPDFGKITIEYIPDKKCVELKSLKYYFNSFRNDGIFYESVVNFILDDLVKVLQPRYMKVTGEFNPRGGMYSIVVAEYPYKKSQ; via the coding sequence ATGAACGAGAAATATAAAATTCTTGAAACATTTGATAATCAATATCCCGATCGTGATTATTTAATTACTCATGTTCAACCTGAATTTACTTCTGTGTGTCCTAAAACAGGCAATCCAGATTTTGGAAAAATTACAATTGAATACATACCAGATAAGAAATGTGTCGAGTTGAAATCTTTGAAATATTACTTCAATTCATTTCGTAATGATGGAATTTTTTACGAAAGCGTTGTCAATTTTATTTTAGATGATCTGGTAAAAGTTTTACAACCAAGATATATGAAAGTCACTGGTGAGTTTAACCCAAGAGGCGGAATGTATTCCATAGTAGTTGCTGAATATCCTTATAAGAAATCTCAATAA
- a CDS encoding L,D-transpeptidase, giving the protein MIKTLTLYIGGVIVFLLGMIAYGIFLDLRKSSLDELLIERKITKIEKPKLVINRIDYKLHFYVDTILIKTYNIALGGNPKYSKQSREDRYTPVGDYFICSKKITTGLGKVLILNYPSLEDAVRGLRDGLISEKEFQLIQESYYKKECPPMDTKLGGYVKIHGNGKFDFILRNLPFVFNWTDGSIAVNNSEIEELYESCPIGTPVYIY; this is encoded by the coding sequence ATGATTAAAACTCTAACATTATATATTGGCGGTGTGATTGTATTTTTGCTTGGAATGATTGCTTATGGAATTTTTCTTGATTTGAGAAAATCCAGTTTAGATGAATTACTAATAGAGAGGAAAATTACAAAGATCGAAAAACCGAAGCTTGTAATTAATAGAATTGATTACAAGCTTCATTTTTATGTTGATACAATTTTAATTAAGACTTATAACATTGCTCTGGGTGGAAATCCAAAATATTCGAAACAAAGCCGTGAAGATCGATACACTCCAGTTGGAGATTATTTTATTTGCTCAAAGAAAATTACGACAGGTCTTGGCAAAGTTCTAATTCTCAATTATCCTTCACTTGAAGATGCAGTAAGAGGATTGAGAGATGGTTTAATCTCGGAAAAAGAATTTCAACTCATTCAGGAAAGTTATTACAAGAAAGAATGCCCGCCAATGGATACAAAACTCGGCGGCTATGTAAAAATTCATGGTAATGGAAAATTCGATTTTATATTGAGAAATCTTCCATTTGTTTTCAACTGGACAGATGGTTCAATTGCAGTAAATAATTCAGAAATTGAGGAATTATATGAATCTTGCCCGATTGGTACTCCTGTTTACATTTATTAA
- a CDS encoding SDR family oxidoreductase, translating to MSKNIFLTGFPGFIASRLIPKILQNREESRAYLLVQKKFFDTANKQIQKLETEFNFLRNRLIPVEGDLTLPELGIDKTKIDTNSISEIFNLAAVYDLRVSKDLAYKVNVNGTENIVSFASQLPHLKKFHHISTCYVAGWHKGEFTEDDFDKGQSFKNYYEETKFLSEKIIRENKDKIPFVIYRPSIVIGDSKTGETNKFDGPYPVIFLIDKLPRTFVMTQIGTGANPVNLISVDYVVESIAALSQLNDVYQTYHLCDPEPLNQIQLIKLFSQTLNKKLLTIKVNKDFVRALMKVRFISNLTGLYPEMIDYFDHNLILKCDKTLQALRQYNLSPPKLENYIDRIIDFALKNRDVVSKKGLW from the coding sequence ATGAGTAAAAACATTTTTTTAACTGGTTTCCCTGGATTTATTGCTTCACGCTTGATCCCTAAAATTCTTCAAAACAGGGAGGAGAGCAGAGCTTATTTACTTGTTCAGAAAAAATTTTTTGATACTGCAAACAAACAAATTCAAAAACTTGAAACTGAATTTAATTTTCTTAGAAACAGATTGATACCCGTTGAAGGAGATCTAACCTTACCTGAATTGGGTATTGATAAAACAAAAATTGATACTAATTCGATTTCAGAGATTTTTAATTTAGCCGCAGTTTATGACTTGAGAGTTTCAAAAGATCTTGCCTATAAAGTAAATGTGAATGGAACTGAAAATATTGTTTCATTTGCAAGTCAACTGCCGCATCTTAAAAAATTTCATCATATAAGCACCTGCTATGTTGCTGGCTGGCACAAAGGTGAATTCACCGAAGATGATTTTGACAAAGGTCAATCTTTCAAAAATTATTATGAAGAGACGAAGTTTTTATCAGAAAAAATCATTCGAGAAAATAAAGATAAGATTCCATTTGTAATTTATAGACCTTCAATTGTCATTGGGGATTCAAAGACAGGTGAAACAAATAAATTTGATGGCCCTTATCCAGTCATTTTTTTGATTGATAAACTTCCGAGAACTTTTGTGATGACTCAAATCGGAACAGGTGCTAATCCTGTAAATCTAATTTCAGTCGATTATGTTGTCGAAAGTATCGCTGCTTTATCTCAGTTGAATGATGTTTATCAGACTTATCATCTCTGCGATCCCGAACCTCTAAATCAAATTCAACTTATAAAATTATTCTCACAAACATTGAATAAAAAATTGCTGACGATTAAAGTAAATAAAGATTTTGTGAGAGCTTTGATGAAAGTCAGATTTATTTCAAATCTTACCGGTTTGTATCCAGAAATGATTGACTATTTTGACCATAATTTAATTCTTAAATGCGATAAAACCCTTCAAGCTTTGAGACAATACAATTTATCCCCGCCAAAACTTGAGAACTATATCGATAGGATTATTGATTTTGCTTTGAAAAATCGAGATGTTGTTTCTAAGAAAGGTCTTTGGTAA
- a CDS encoding BamA/TamA family outer membrane protein, translating into MKFLSGILLIILVEISFAQDYELSNIKFEGNKNFSSGVLKEILISQETPFWFWKFLNRYVKSLGKPPIYFDSLNINEDIRRIERFYRDNGFFDCSVSARYQLNDKNKKAELIFQIDEGERSRISSYRYYGIDSAKIGSWLYLKILKEKKIEEGNFFQREKIENDASRIVSELRNFGFMLADRDRIVATIDSVKKTVDVEITFKPNRYFTVSEVRVEKSGIAKDNVEDEFIYKLVGIKSGEKYSHSKNLEGQLRLYRTGLFTSSLVSGVVAETTHSTVPINISVDVGKMNELGPEIIVNNQTNRFNVGLGLNYTRKNFFGNARKLTIEGTVVTQDIFNINYKNVFGKNGLKDTTLLGLVGINLSIEQPYLFYKDIKGKLEFFASAEQQKFYRYYTAGSKLSFLFELPKFVMFNNYSFYLGYESENISFKPQLPFDYIKGILINSGFPISPEDTTESMIKSESESFLDHSNTILGVDLFANHANDIFYPTSGYNLQLSLEYTGLLPYLKNLLSEKKDRNIQYYKTLVGVNVYTNPFKPSRGAVAYKLRLGYIQKIEGEKSISQNKLYYAGGSNSVRGWRARGLGPTFSFVDDQGKLITISEIGGRVLLEGSIESRNILFGDFGSALFFDFGNSWRDLKSVSLKTTALTFGFGFRYYTSFAPIRIDIGTQLYDPYSYRFIFKRVFLDAIQFHLGIGEAF; encoded by the coding sequence ATGAAATTTTTATCTGGGATCCTTTTGATAATTCTTGTTGAAATCTCTTTTGCTCAGGATTATGAGCTATCAAATATAAAGTTTGAAGGTAATAAAAATTTTTCAAGTGGTGTATTAAAAGAAATATTGATTTCTCAAGAAACTCCCTTCTGGTTCTGGAAATTTTTAAATCGTTATGTGAAAAGTCTTGGCAAACCACCAATCTATTTCGATTCGCTCAACATTAATGAGGATATAAGACGAATTGAAAGGTTTTATCGTGATAACGGTTTTTTTGATTGCTCCGTATCGGCTCGTTATCAATTAAATGATAAAAACAAAAAAGCCGAATTAATCTTTCAAATCGATGAAGGTGAGAGATCAAGGATTAGCAGTTATAGATATTACGGGATTGATTCGGCAAAAATTGGCAGCTGGCTTTACCTGAAAATTTTAAAAGAAAAGAAAATTGAAGAAGGAAATTTTTTCCAGCGTGAAAAAATTGAAAACGATGCATCTCGAATAGTCTCTGAACTCAGAAATTTTGGATTTATGCTTGCTGATAGAGACAGAATTGTTGCAACTATTGATTCAGTTAAAAAAACAGTTGATGTGGAAATTACTTTTAAGCCGAATCGATATTTCACAGTTAGTGAAGTTAGAGTAGAGAAAAGCGGTATTGCAAAAGATAATGTCGAAGATGAGTTTATTTATAAACTGGTTGGAATTAAATCGGGGGAGAAATATAGTCATTCCAAAAATCTTGAAGGTCAGCTAAGACTTTACAGGACAGGTTTATTTACATCTTCGCTTGTTTCCGGTGTTGTTGCCGAAACAACTCACTCAACAGTACCTATTAATATCAGTGTCGATGTTGGAAAGATGAATGAACTTGGTCCAGAAATTATTGTTAATAATCAGACTAACAGATTTAATGTTGGACTTGGACTGAACTACACACGTAAAAACTTTTTTGGGAATGCGAGAAAGCTCACAATTGAGGGGACAGTTGTAACTCAAGATATTTTTAATATCAATTATAAAAATGTTTTTGGTAAAAACGGATTAAAAGATACAACATTGCTCGGATTGGTTGGAATAAATTTAAGCATCGAACAACCTTATTTATTTTATAAAGATATCAAAGGTAAACTTGAATTTTTTGCTTCGGCTGAGCAGCAGAAATTTTATCGATATTATACAGCTGGTTCAAAACTTTCTTTCCTTTTTGAATTGCCTAAATTTGTAATGTTTAATAATTACAGTTTTTACCTCGGATACGAGTCAGAAAATATCAGTTTCAAACCGCAGCTTCCTTTCGATTATATCAAAGGTATTTTAATAAATTCTGGTTTTCCAATTTCACCTGAAGATACAACTGAATCAATGATCAAAAGTGAAAGCGAATCATTTCTCGATCATTCCAACACCATTCTTGGTGTGGACTTATTCGCCAATCATGCAAATGATATTTTTTATCCGACCAGCGGTTATAATCTTCAGCTTTCGCTTGAGTACACAGGACTCCTGCCATACCTGAAAAATCTTTTGAGTGAGAAAAAAGATCGAAACATTCAATATTATAAAACTTTGGTTGGAGTGAATGTTTATACCAATCCATTTAAACCAAGTCGTGGCGCTGTAGCTTATAAATTAAGATTAGGTTACATCCAGAAAATTGAAGGTGAAAAATCTATTTCTCAAAATAAACTCTACTACGCTGGTGGAAGTAACTCTGTTAGAGGATGGCGGGCAAGAGGACTTGGTCCAACATTTAGCTTTGTAGATGATCAAGGAAAATTAATCACCATCAGCGAAATTGGCGGAAGAGTTTTACTTGAAGGTTCTATTGAAAGCAGAAATATTTTATTCGGCGATTTTGGATCGGCTCTGTTTTTTGATTTTGGCAATAGCTGGAGAGATTTGAAATCGGTCTCATTAAAAACTACAGCCTTAACTTTTGGTTTCGGTTTTAGATATTACACATCGTTTGCACCAATCAGAATTGATATTGGTACACAACTTTATGACCCATATTCTTATAGATTTATTTTCAAACGAGTTTTTCTGGATGCAATTCAATTTCATCTTGGTATTGGTGAGGCTTTCTAG
- a CDS encoding penicillin acylase family protein: MKNFKIIIGILIVFILFIFFSFFFVNRIIKKSFPETKGEIDLKGLKSEVKIYRDDFGIPYIEAENEDDLFFALGFVHAQDRLFQMDITRRAGMGRLAEVLGSNALEFDLMFRTTGFNEIAKKLFENASTESKRICKSYTDGINAFIDYASGNFSIEFDLLNYQPEKWEPYQVYLIARLTAWELNLGWWVDVVYAQLQNKLPPEKLSQLIPDYPENAPTIISTKSNTDHKNSPQQNSQLGKNILSKELVDLLNQFYLNNIKARQFLGMNETYSGSNSWVVSGKLSESGKPILANDPHLMYSVPSKWYIVSLNSPTLKVAGVTIPGSPSVVIGKNDRIAWGLTNLMLDDCDLYIEKLDSTGTKYFFNNEWKDLKIKVDTIKIKDSSDFIFEIKSTHRGPLIQFANKFLKESKFNQSISMKWSGFEISDELLTFYKINKARSYKEFREALRTFNCPAQNFLCADIDGNIFYKAGGKIPIRNYSNFLSPLDGTMPINDWNSYLNFDLQPEILNPENGYIATNNNPPTGEFKKIIGNLWEPHSRAERINQLLKSKNKFDTEDFKKFQMDVNSPFAKDISFQIVKAFENVNIKNKNLKQAVGLFKNWDGELRKFDPLSLVYNVFLINLMKNTFRDEMGDELYKQFLFVGNVPLRVIYQLINNNYPDSISVFDDLSTSKLETKDEIIRNSLAQTIEELEKSLGQNFNEWSWGNIHQVRFKHLFSGQNKLIDKLIDIGPYPIGGDQTTLLNTSFKYYEPYENYLGPSMRQIVDLSRIDSSLIIITSGQSGHIGHRNYKDQSLMWLSGDYINFVTDKSKFSKYETLILKPVSPN; this comes from the coding sequence ATGAAAAATTTTAAAATCATAATTGGTATTCTGATTGTCTTTATTCTCTTTATCTTTTTTTCTTTTTTCTTTGTCAATCGTATCATCAAGAAATCTTTCCCTGAAACTAAAGGAGAAATTGATTTAAAAGGACTGAAGTCAGAAGTTAAAATCTATCGCGATGATTTTGGAATACCATATATTGAAGCTGAGAATGAAGACGATCTCTTTTTTGCTCTTGGCTTCGTTCATGCTCAGGATAGGTTATTTCAGATGGATATCACTCGTCGTGCTGGAATGGGCAGACTTGCAGAAGTTTTAGGTTCAAACGCTCTCGAATTTGACTTAATGTTCAGAACAACAGGATTTAATGAAATAGCTAAAAAATTATTTGAAAATGCTTCTACTGAAAGTAAAAGAATTTGTAAATCTTATACCGATGGAATAAACGCTTTTATAGATTATGCATCTGGTAATTTTTCAATTGAATTCGACTTATTGAATTACCAGCCTGAGAAGTGGGAACCGTATCAGGTTTATTTGATTGCTCGACTAACTGCCTGGGAATTAAATCTTGGCTGGTGGGTTGATGTTGTTTACGCTCAGTTACAAAACAAACTTCCACCTGAAAAATTATCTCAACTAATACCAGATTATCCTGAAAATGCACCAACAATAATCTCGACGAAATCAAATACTGATCATAAAAATTCACCACAACAAAATTCTCAATTAGGAAAAAATATTTTATCCAAAGAACTTGTTGATTTGTTAAATCAATTTTATTTGAATAACATCAAAGCAAGACAATTTTTAGGTATGAATGAAACTTATTCGGGAAGTAATTCCTGGGTTGTATCAGGAAAACTTTCTGAATCAGGTAAACCAATTCTTGCCAACGATCCTCATTTGATGTATTCAGTTCCATCGAAATGGTATATAGTTTCGCTCAACTCACCAACTTTGAAAGTTGCGGGAGTTACAATTCCTGGTTCTCCTTCAGTTGTGATTGGAAAAAACGACAGAATCGCATGGGGATTAACAAATTTGATGTTAGATGACTGCGATTTGTATATAGAAAAACTTGATTCCACGGGAACGAAATATTTCTTCAATAATGAGTGGAAAGATTTAAAAATCAAAGTCGATACAATTAAAATTAAAGACTCATCAGATTTTATCTTTGAAATTAAATCGACACATCGAGGTCCTTTAATCCAATTTGCTAATAAATTTTTGAAGGAATCGAAATTCAATCAATCCATTTCAATGAAATGGAGTGGATTTGAAATAAGTGATGAACTTCTGACTTTTTATAAGATCAACAAAGCCCGAAGCTATAAAGAATTTAGAGAAGCACTCAGGACATTTAATTGTCCCGCTCAAAACTTTTTATGTGCTGATATTGATGGAAATATTTTTTATAAAGCTGGCGGTAAAATTCCAATAAGGAATTATTCAAATTTTCTTTCCCCACTTGATGGGACAATGCCAATCAACGATTGGAATTCATATCTAAATTTTGATTTGCAGCCAGAAATTCTAAATCCTGAAAATGGTTACATCGCAACAAATAATAACCCGCCAACAGGTGAATTCAAGAAAATAATTGGTAATCTCTGGGAACCTCACTCAAGAGCTGAAAGAATTAATCAATTATTGAAAAGCAAAAACAAATTTGATACGGAAGATTTCAAAAAATTTCAGATGGATGTTAATTCTCCATTTGCAAAAGATATTTCATTTCAAATAGTGAAAGCTTTTGAAAATGTTAATATCAAGAATAAAAATTTGAAACAGGCAGTTGGTTTATTTAAAAATTGGGATGGTGAGCTCAGAAAATTTGATCCGCTTTCACTTGTCTATAATGTTTTTCTCATCAATTTGATGAAAAACACTTTCAGAGATGAAATGGGGGATGAACTTTACAAACAATTCCTGTTCGTAGGCAATGTACCTTTGCGAGTCATCTATCAGCTAATTAATAATAATTATCCAGACTCTATTTCTGTATTTGATGATTTGAGCACAAGTAAACTCGAAACAAAAGATGAAATCATTCGAAATTCCTTGGCTCAGACAATCGAAGAGCTTGAAAAAAGTTTAGGTCAAAATTTTAATGAATGGAGTTGGGGGAATATACATCAGGTAAGATTTAAGCATTTATTCAGTGGACAAAATAAGCTCATTGATAAATTAATCGATATTGGTCCCTATCCAATTGGTGGTGACCAAACGACTTTATTAAATACAAGTTTCAAATACTATGAGCCTTATGAAAATTATCTCGGTCCTTCAATGCGTCAGATTGTTGATTTGTCCAGAATTGACAGTTCATTGATAATTATCACAAGCGGACAATCGGGGCATATTGGTCACAGAAATTACAAAGATCAAAGTTTGATGTGGTTAAGCGGCGACTATATAAATTTTGTGACTGATAAAAGTAAATTTTCAAAGTATGAGACTTTGATTCTGAAACCTGTAAGTCCAAATTAA
- a CDS encoding leucine--tRNA ligase, with protein sequence MKYPANEIELKWQKYWEEKQIYKTDLNNTEKKLYSLVMFIYPSGAKLHIGHWYNYGPADSWTRLKKLQGYNTFEPMGYDAFGLPAENYAIKTGIHPQDSTLQNIEDIRRQLKRIGAMYDWDKELMTCVPEYYKWNQWLFLKLYEKGLAYRKNAPVNWCESCQTVLANEQVKADGTCERCDNPVVKKFLTQWFFKITAYAEELLQDLDKIDWPEKTKTMQINWIGKSEGVEIDFIAEETGDKITVFTTRPDTLFGVTYVVLAPEHPLVEKLTKPEFKKEVQAYIDKVKYETEIERLSTVKEKTGVPLGSYAINPINGEKVPIWIADYVLVTYGTGAVMAVPAHDERDFEFAKKFNLPIKKVILQPGTKEGDELVAAYVEPGLMINSGEFTGLNSEEGIKRISDYIEQKGLGKKKVNYRLRDWLISRQRYWGTPIPIIHCPVCGEVPVPEKDLPVVLPYDVDFKPTGESPLLRHEKFMNVKCPKCGADAKRDPDTMDTFVDSSWYHLRYLNPKIENAMFDVELANKWMPVDSYIGGAEHATMHLLYARFIHKFLRDLGLLKCDEPYYKLRHQGTITNMGAKMSKSRGNVVNPDVFVEKYGSDVFRMYLMFMGPYDMGGDWSDQGIVGVNRFVNRIYELYQKFSPVLKDHRTLNQIDFSKLNGDEKFIYKRINLGLKKVIEDIDTLHFNTAIAFLMELLNDFSKLNSIQNKDLIYYTLERFAFMIAPLAPHLGEECWSLLGKEKSIFEEPVWFDYDPAALVQETFTLAVQVNGKLRAAIDFEIDTPEEEIKARSKEDPRVKKFIDGKEIVREIYVKNKILNIVVK encoded by the coding sequence ATGAAATATCCTGCTAATGAGATTGAACTTAAATGGCAAAAATACTGGGAAGAAAAACAGATCTATAAAACAGATTTGAATAATACAGAAAAAAAACTTTATTCACTTGTAATGTTTATTTATCCAAGTGGAGCAAAACTTCACATCGGACACTGGTACAATTATGGTCCAGCAGATTCATGGACACGATTGAAGAAACTTCAGGGTTATAATACTTTCGAACCAATGGGATACGATGCCTTTGGTTTGCCTGCCGAGAATTATGCAATTAAAACTGGAATTCATCCTCAGGACAGCACATTACAAAATATTGAAGATATTCGAAGGCAATTGAAAAGAATTGGCGCAATGTATGATTGGGATAAAGAGTTGATGACCTGCGTGCCTGAATATTATAAATGGAATCAATGGCTGTTTCTTAAACTTTACGAGAAAGGACTTGCATATCGAAAAAATGCACCCGTAAACTGGTGTGAATCCTGTCAAACTGTTCTTGCAAATGAACAGGTGAAAGCTGATGGAACCTGTGAAAGATGCGACAATCCAGTCGTAAAGAAATTCTTGACTCAATGGTTCTTTAAGATCACTGCTTACGCTGAAGAGCTTTTGCAGGATCTGGATAAAATTGATTGGCCTGAAAAAACTAAGACAATGCAAATTAACTGGATCGGAAAAAGCGAAGGAGTTGAAATTGATTTTATTGCTGAAGAGACAGGAGATAAAATCACAGTTTTTACAACAAGACCTGATACACTTTTTGGCGTAACTTATGTAGTTCTTGCTCCTGAACATCCTCTCGTGGAGAAACTCACAAAACCAGAGTTTAAGAAAGAAGTTCAGGCATATATCGATAAAGTGAAATATGAAACTGAAATAGAAAGACTTTCAACCGTAAAAGAAAAAACAGGAGTCCCGCTTGGTTCTTATGCAATCAATCCAATTAACGGAGAAAAAGTCCCAATCTGGATTGCTGATTACGTTCTTGTAACTTATGGAACTGGTGCAGTTATGGCTGTCCCAGCTCATGATGAAAGAGATTTTGAATTTGCAAAGAAATTCAATCTCCCGATTAAAAAAGTAATTCTTCAACCAGGAACTAAGGAAGGAGATGAGTTAGTTGCAGCTTATGTTGAACCAGGTTTGATGATAAATTCTGGCGAATTCACTGGATTGAATTCTGAAGAAGGTATAAAGAGAATTTCTGATTATATAGAACAAAAAGGGCTTGGAAAGAAAAAAGTTAATTACAGATTAAGAGATTGGTTGATTTCTCGTCAACGATACTGGGGAACACCTATTCCAATAATTCATTGTCCTGTTTGTGGCGAAGTTCCTGTACCCGAAAAAGATTTGCCAGTTGTTTTGCCTTATGATGTGGATTTCAAACCAACAGGTGAGTCTCCATTACTTCGTCATGAAAAATTTATGAATGTAAAATGTCCAAAGTGCGGAGCTGATGCTAAAAGAGATCCTGATACAATGGATACATTCGTCGATTCATCCTGGTATCATTTGCGTTATTTAAATCCAAAGATTGAGAATGCGATGTTCGATGTAGAACTTGCGAATAAATGGATGCCGGTTGATAGTTACATTGGAGGAGCCGAGCATGCGACAATGCACCTTCTTTATGCAAGATTTATTCATAAATTTTTAAGAGATCTTGGTTTATTGAAATGCGATGAACCTTATTACAAACTTCGACATCAGGGAACAATTACGAATATGGGTGCAAAGATGTCGAAGTCAAGAGGAAATGTTGTTAATCCCGATGTGTTCGTTGAAAAATATGGCTCAGATGTTTTTCGAATGTATTTGATGTTTATGGGCCCTTACGATATGGGCGGTGATTGGAGCGACCAAGGAATAGTTGGAGTGAACAGATTTGTAAATCGTATTTACGAACTTTATCAAAAATTCTCTCCCGTATTAAAAGACCATAGAACTCTCAATCAAATTGATTTCTCCAAATTAAACGGTGATGAGAAATTTATTTATAAAAGAATTAATCTCGGTCTGAAAAAAGTCATTGAAGATATTGATACTCTTCATTTCAACACAGCGATTGCATTTTTAATGGAATTATTAAATGACTTTTCTAAGCTGAATTCAATTCAGAACAAAGATTTGATTTATTATACTCTCGAAAGATTTGCATTTATGATTGCTCCACTTGCACCACATCTGGGTGAAGAATGCTGGTCATTACTTGGCAAGGAAAAAAGTATATTTGAAGAACCTGTCTGGTTCGACTACGATCCAGCTGCTTTGGTTCAAGAAACTTTTACTTTAGCAGTTCAGGTAAATGGAAAATTAAGAGCAGCTATTGATTTCGAAATTGATACTCCAGAAGAGGAGATTAAAGCAAGATCAAAAGAAGATCCGAGAGTGAAAAAATTTATTGATGGGAAAGAAATTGTTCGTGAAATTTATGTGAAGAATAAAATCCTGAACATTGTTGTCAAATGA